From the Deinococcus sp. Leaf326 genome, one window contains:
- a CDS encoding metallophosphoesterase, with product MRGVRLLLLSDIHANHAALGAVLRDAETRRYDRAVHLGDAVGYGPHPQAVLDTLRDLDATCILGNHDQMLLEYADQKREYKESVVSVALRWQLARLSERDVNWVRTWRDGVDDPDVGARYRHGTPTSLDNYMDSVTAARDVFAQWQGRLGFVGHTHVPGVYATLNAPVGEWIKAQPFPDGGSYLVPPSARLVLNPGSVGQPRDGNPDASYAIFDTARGSFEVRRVPYDIARTQEAILEAGLPPVLAARLAIGK from the coding sequence ATGCGGGGCGTGCGGCTGCTGCTGCTTTCCGATATCCACGCCAACCACGCCGCACTGGGGGCGGTCCTCCGTGACGCCGAGACGCGGCGCTACGACCGCGCCGTGCATCTGGGCGACGCGGTGGGATACGGTCCCCACCCGCAGGCGGTCCTTGATACCCTGCGTGACCTCGACGCGACCTGCATTCTGGGCAACCACGACCAGATGCTGCTCGAGTACGCCGACCAGAAACGCGAGTACAAGGAGAGCGTGGTGTCGGTGGCCCTGCGCTGGCAGCTCGCGCGCCTGAGCGAGCGCGACGTCAACTGGGTGCGGACCTGGCGCGACGGCGTGGACGACCCCGACGTGGGCGCGCGCTACCGCCACGGCACCCCGACCAGTCTCGACAACTACATGGACTCGGTGACGGCCGCCCGTGACGTGTTCGCGCAGTGGCAGGGGCGTCTGGGCTTCGTCGGGCATACCCACGTGCCGGGTGTATACGCCACCCTGAACGCCCCGGTCGGCGAGTGGATCAAGGCCCAGCCCTTTCCCGACGGCGGCTCCTACCTCGTGCCGCCTAGCGCCCGCCTCGTCCTGAACCCCGGCAGCGTGGGCCAGCCGCGCGACGGCAACCCGGACGCCAGCTACGCCATCTTCGACACGGCGCGCGGGTCCTTCGAGGTCCGGCGCGTGCCCTACGACATCGCCCGCACGCAGGAGGCGATCCTGGAAGCCGGGTTGCCGCCGGTGCTCGCGGCCCGGCTCGCCATCGGCAAATGA
- a CDS encoding DNA polymerase III, producing the protein MTALPSLPDAAALHGPLLEQTGAFRGNALLLTGPARVGKLALAGAIAAQHNCTGTRGMYGEACGTCPSCRALAAGAHPDLLTVEPRATTTTGKAARRKIIPIGAILQGRDKGRDYETHVYEFLEVRPTFRRRVVTVVGAEYLGPEAANALLKLVEEPPHGALFLFLAEDLRAVLPTIVSRSARLGVAPASDEALGRALVRAGVDAGEDLIAFAGGRAGVLTEHAAVSTALDDARTFDAALGGPLLAALGAAEALEKRWEAAWHPETLRFVWRERLPAARARADTALDELQGALEAYASPSLSFQVFVLRLRDAFGEAG; encoded by the coding sequence ATGACGGCCCTTCCCTCCCTGCCGGACGCGGCGGCGCTGCACGGCCCGCTGCTCGAACAGACCGGCGCCTTCCGGGGCAACGCGCTGCTGCTCACCGGCCCGGCGCGGGTAGGCAAGCTGGCCCTGGCCGGCGCCATTGCTGCCCAGCACAACTGCACCGGGACGCGCGGTATGTACGGCGAGGCCTGCGGGACGTGCCCGTCGTGCCGCGCGCTGGCGGCGGGCGCCCATCCCGACCTCCTGACGGTCGAGCCGCGCGCCACGACGACCACCGGCAAGGCGGCGCGGCGCAAGATCATCCCTATCGGGGCGATCCTGCAGGGCCGCGACAAGGGCCGCGACTACGAGACGCACGTCTACGAATTCCTGGAGGTCCGTCCGACCTTCCGGCGGCGCGTGGTGACGGTGGTGGGTGCCGAGTACCTGGGTCCCGAGGCCGCCAATGCCCTGCTCAAACTCGTCGAGGAGCCGCCGCACGGGGCACTGTTCCTGTTCCTGGCCGAGGACCTGCGCGCCGTGCTGCCCACCATCGTGAGCCGCAGCGCCCGCCTGGGGGTCGCCCCCGCCAGCGACGAAGCGCTCGGGCGCGCCCTGGTCCGTGCCGGTGTGGACGCGGGCGAAGACCTGATCGCCTTCGCGGGGGGCCGTGCTGGGGTCCTGACCGAGCACGCCGCCGTGAGCACCGCGCTGGACGACGCCCGCACCTTCGACGCCGCACTGGGCGGCCCGCTGCTGGCCGCGCTGGGCGCCGCCGAGGCCCTGGAAAAACGCTGGGAGGCCGCGTGGCACCCCGAGACCCTGCGCTTCGTATGGCGTGAGCGACTTCCTGCTGCCCGTGCCCGCGCCGACACCGCGCTGGACGAACTGCAGGGCGCTCTGGAAGCCTACGCCAGCCCCAGCCTCAGCTTTCAGGTGTTCGTGCTGCGGCTGCGCGACGCCTTCGGCGAGGCGGGCTGA
- the fumC gene encoding class II fumarate hydratase has translation MTQTRKESDTMGTLDVQADRYWGAQTERSIHNFPIGRDTFVWGRPVIRALGILKKGAAQANADLGELPRDVADLIVQAADEVIAGKLDDHFPLVVFQTGSGTQSNMNANEVISNRAIEIAGGEMGSKKPVHPNDHVNRGQSSNDTFPTAMHIAVVLELNERLYGAVGKLRDTLDAKAREHAGLVKVGRTHLQDATPITLGQEIGGWVAQLDYALAEVRHAGEGLLDLAIGGTAVGTGLNAHPQFGDLAAEKYAAETGFAFRSAENKFAALSAHDALVQTSAALRTLAGALMKMANDVRWLASGPRNGIGEITIPENEPGSSIMPGKVNPTQSEAMTMVATRVFGNDATVAFAGSQGNFQLNVFKPVMVHAVLESIRLIADASLAFNDNCATGIEPNLPKIEQNLSINLMQVTALNKHIGYDKAAAIAKKAHKEGSSLKAAALALGYVTDAEFDEWVVPLDMTHN, from the coding sequence ATGACCCAAACCCGCAAAGAGTCCGACACGATGGGCACGCTGGACGTTCAGGCCGACCGCTACTGGGGCGCGCAGACCGAGCGCAGCATCCACAACTTCCCGATCGGGCGCGACACCTTCGTCTGGGGCCGGCCCGTGATCCGGGCGCTGGGCATCCTGAAAAAGGGCGCGGCGCAGGCCAACGCCGATCTGGGCGAACTGCCCCGCGACGTGGCTGACCTCATCGTGCAGGCGGCCGACGAGGTGATCGCCGGGAAGCTCGACGACCACTTTCCGCTTGTGGTCTTTCAGACCGGCTCGGGCACCCAGAGCAACATGAACGCCAACGAGGTCATCTCCAACCGCGCCATCGAGATCGCGGGCGGCGAGATGGGCTCCAAGAAGCCGGTCCACCCCAACGATCACGTCAACCGGGGCCAGAGCAGCAACGACACCTTCCCGACCGCCATGCACATCGCGGTGGTACTGGAACTCAACGAGCGGCTGTACGGCGCGGTGGGCAAGCTGCGCGACACGCTGGACGCCAAGGCGAGGGAGCACGCCGGGCTGGTCAAGGTGGGCCGCACGCACCTTCAGGACGCCACGCCCATCACGCTGGGACAGGAGATCGGCGGCTGGGTGGCCCAGCTCGACTACGCCCTGGCCGAAGTCCGGCACGCGGGCGAAGGCCTGCTGGACCTCGCCATCGGCGGTACGGCGGTCGGCACCGGCCTGAACGCGCACCCGCAGTTCGGGGACCTGGCCGCCGAGAAGTACGCGGCCGAGACCGGCTTCGCCTTCCGCTCGGCCGAGAACAAGTTCGCCGCCCTCTCGGCGCATGACGCGCTGGTGCAGACCTCGGCCGCGCTACGGACCCTGGCCGGCGCCCTGATGAAGATGGCGAACGACGTGCGCTGGCTGGCGAGCGGCCCGCGCAATGGCATCGGCGAGATCACCATTCCCGAGAACGAGCCGGGCAGCTCCATCATGCCGGGCAAGGTCAACCCGACCCAGAGCGAGGCCATGACGATGGTCGCCACCCGCGTGTTCGGCAACGACGCCACTGTGGCGTTCGCAGGGTCGCAGGGCAACTTCCAGCTCAACGTGTTCAAGCCGGTGATGGTGCATGCCGTCCTGGAAAGCATCCGCCTGATCGCGGATGCCTCGCTGGCCTTCAATGACAACTGCGCGACCGGCATCGAACCCAACCTGCCCAAGATCGAGCAGAACCTGAGCATCAACCTCATGCAGGTCACGGCCCTGAACAAGCACATCGGCTACGACAAGGCCGCCGCCATCGCCAAGAAGGCCCACAAGGAGGGCAGCAGCCTGAAGGCGGCCGCCCTAGCCCTGGGCTACGTCACCGACGCCGAGTTCGATGAGTGGGTCGTGCCGCTCGACATGACGCACAACTAG
- a CDS encoding LptF/LptG family permease, producing the protein MRLFERYVLGEIVPPLLGALAVVILLLVLAALQDVIAPLLAKGASPLLVARLLALNIPEAVARALPIALMFAALLGLSRLAADSEIKAALAGGVAVTRLLRPVLALALGVTALSFAIGEGLMPRAQVEVQKVQRQIVFDNPRVIGLGSTDAQGRSLVLTDALGRAISVGEVRPGGELGDLRIVTMQTAQAPREVITASRGRLTPGSNVLELEDGQRVTYQNSRPVTVLSFEKGTLPVQDVQTSFDPNAASSGQVQPIYLPLRELLARTAVYRAQHVASPADFMALHRKFAEPLVALALAFFAVSLAVYTFRSGLNLGLTWAILLAFAYYATWSVFKVLGEQAALPAALAAYTPDLIAVLAGAALLWRSARR; encoded by the coding sequence CTGCGGCTGTTCGAGCGCTACGTCCTGGGCGAGATCGTGCCGCCGCTGCTGGGAGCGCTGGCGGTCGTGATCCTGCTCCTCGTGCTCGCGGCCCTTCAGGACGTGATCGCGCCGCTGCTCGCCAAGGGGGCCAGCCCGCTGCTCGTGGCGCGGTTGCTGGCCCTGAACATCCCCGAGGCGGTGGCCCGCGCGCTGCCCATCGCCCTGATGTTCGCGGCGCTGCTTGGCCTGTCGCGTCTCGCGGCCGACTCGGAGATCAAGGCGGCGCTGGCGGGCGGGGTCGCGGTCACGCGCCTGCTGCGCCCGGTGCTGGCGCTGGCCCTGGGGGTCACGGCGCTGTCCTTCGCCATCGGCGAGGGCCTGATGCCGCGCGCGCAGGTCGAGGTCCAGAAGGTCCAGCGCCAGATCGTGTTCGACAACCCGCGCGTGATCGGGCTGGGAAGTACCGACGCGCAGGGCCGCTCCCTGGTCCTTACCGACGCCCTGGGCCGGGCCATCAGCGTGGGCGAGGTGCGGCCGGGCGGCGAACTGGGCGACCTGCGTATCGTGACCATGCAGACCGCGCAGGCGCCGCGCGAGGTCATCACGGCGAGCCGGGGGCGGCTGACTCCGGGCAGCAACGTGCTGGAACTCGAAGACGGGCAGCGCGTCACCTACCAGAATTCGCGCCCGGTCACGGTGCTGAGCTTCGAGAAGGGCACGCTGCCGGTGCAGGACGTGCAGACGAGTTTCGACCCCAACGCGGCAAGCAGCGGGCAGGTGCAGCCCATCTACCTGCCCCTGCGCGAGCTGCTGGCTCGCACGGCGGTGTACCGCGCCCAGCATGTCGCCTCGCCTGCCGATTTCATGGCGCTGCACCGCAAGTTCGCCGAACCGCTGGTAGCCCTGGCCCTGGCCTTTTTCGCCGTGAGCCTCGCCGTGTATACCTTCCGCAGCGGCCTGAACCTGGGCCTGACCTGGGCCATCTTGCTGGCCTTCGCGTACTACGCCACCTGGAGCGTGTTCAAGGTGCTGGGCGAACAGGCCGCGCTGCCCGCCGCGCTCGCCGCCTACACCCCCGACCTCATCGCCGTGCTGGCGGGGGCGGCGCTGCTGTGGCGCTCGGCGCGGCGCTGA
- a CDS encoding LptF/LptG family permease, giving the protein MPLKLPRYVLREVMGMYLAGLALFLILQMTDALSSTVGKALTYKATFSETGAAFLGILPTFVNRSLVLAVPFGILLGLSRLQRDSEVKALLAAGVRPLSVIWPLLLPFALVGGVAFVNAGSVVPAGLDRWDRTWYGIFGMANPIPSQDRYTYAPPGALYYAGRVLNDSSGAGAQLSGVMVQRGDEILTAQTGRWNAQAQTWTLDSPWVTRTGQAPAQQTGPVTVPQQDRLEPPPPDPKKISNARLRAELARDDLGREARRDYTYQLAARYADPFTPVAFALAAGALGLLFRSRAAATAAVIVFIAGFYVLWETMPTLARSGAVGPEVAAWLPSVLFSLLGLGLAWRLNR; this is encoded by the coding sequence GTGCCGCTGAAACTCCCGCGTTACGTGCTGCGCGAGGTCATGGGGATGTACCTTGCGGGCCTGGCCCTGTTCCTGATCCTCCAGATGACCGACGCCTTGAGCAGCACGGTCGGCAAGGCCCTGACCTACAAGGCCACCTTCTCCGAGACGGGGGCGGCGTTTCTGGGCATCCTGCCGACGTTCGTCAACCGTTCGCTCGTGCTGGCGGTGCCGTTCGGCATCCTGCTGGGGCTCTCGCGGCTGCAGCGCGACAGCGAGGTCAAGGCCCTGCTGGCGGCCGGTGTGCGCCCGCTGAGCGTGATCTGGCCCCTGCTGCTGCCCTTCGCGCTCGTGGGTGGAGTAGCCTTCGTGAATGCCGGGAGCGTCGTGCCGGCGGGCCTGGACCGCTGGGACCGCACCTGGTACGGCATCTTCGGGATGGCCAACCCCATTCCCAGCCAGGACCGCTACACCTACGCGCCTCCTGGGGCCCTGTACTACGCCGGGCGGGTGCTGAACGACAGCAGCGGCGCGGGCGCGCAGCTCTCGGGCGTGATGGTCCAGCGCGGCGACGAAATCCTGACCGCCCAGACCGGACGCTGGAACGCCCAGGCCCAGACCTGGACCCTCGATTCGCCCTGGGTCACGCGTACGGGGCAGGCCCCCGCCCAGCAGACCGGACCGGTGACGGTGCCGCAGCAGGACCGTCTGGAGCCGCCGCCCCCCGATCCCAAGAAGATCAGCAACGCGCGGCTGCGCGCCGAGCTGGCCCGGGACGATCTTGGACGTGAGGCCCGGCGTGACTACACTTACCAGCTCGCCGCGCGCTACGCCGACCCCTTCACGCCGGTCGCTTTCGCGCTGGCGGCCGGCGCCCTGGGGCTGCTGTTCCGCAGCCGCGCGGCGGCGACGGCGGCCGTGATCGTCTTCATCGCGGGCTTCTACGTGCTGTGGGAGACCATGCCCACCCTCGCCCGCTCGGGGGCCGTCGGGCCGGAGGTGGCCGCGTGGCTGCCCAGCGTGCTCTTCAGCCTGCTGGGGCTGGGGCTGGCCTGGAGGCTGAACCGATGA
- the ddrC gene encoding DNA damage response protein DdrC, which yields MKNASLTLEFGTVRLPVSADGLLHAPTALGQLGLNPAEWTHLATTHDLPGDMRDFGAGPEATLSVPDFARLAFTLDTPQSRRWRKRAQELLARAMQGDVRLAAQVAERNPDPEARRWLAARLESTGARRELMSTVARHGGEGQVFGQLGSISNRSVLGVSSADIRRDRGVKNTRDGLSSTELLRLAYLDTATARAIQERSAHGNAAILRLHEHVARHERQGWQAPAPQVG from the coding sequence ATGAAGAACGCCTCCCTGACCCTGGAATTTGGCACCGTGCGCCTGCCTGTCAGCGCGGACGGCCTCCTCCACGCGCCTACTGCCCTGGGGCAGCTGGGCCTCAACCCGGCCGAATGGACCCACCTCGCGACCACCCATGACCTGCCCGGTGACATGCGCGACTTCGGGGCCGGCCCCGAAGCGACCCTGAGCGTGCCCGACTTCGCGCGCCTGGCCTTCACGCTGGACACGCCGCAGTCCCGGCGCTGGCGCAAGCGGGCCCAGGAGCTGCTGGCGCGCGCCATGCAGGGCGACGTGCGCCTCGCCGCGCAGGTGGCCGAGCGGAATCCCGACCCCGAAGCCCGCAGATGGCTGGCCGCCCGGCTGGAAAGCACCGGCGCCCGGCGCGAACTTATGAGCACGGTGGCCCGTCACGGCGGCGAGGGCCAGGTGTTCGGGCAGCTGGGCAGCATCAGCAACCGCAGCGTGCTGGGCGTGAGCAGCGCCGACATCCGGCGCGACCGCGGCGTCAAGAACACCCGCGACGGCCTGAGCAGCACCGAACTGCTGCGCCTCGCGTACCTCGACACCGCCACCGCGCGGGCCATCCAGGAACGCAGCGCGCACGGCAACGCGGCGATCCTGCGCCTGCACGAACACGTCGCCCGCCACGAGCGTCAGGGCTGGCAGGCCCCCGCCCCCCAGGTCGGCTAG